In Labilithrix sp., a genomic segment contains:
- the add gene encoding adenosine deaminase produces MTVSATLLPLEVIEKLPKTDLHVHLDGSLRLRTILELAEKGRIELPATNEDGLRKAMNLGQNCGSLVEYLKAFDVTLKVLQDAEALTRAAYELAEDAANENVRYMEVRYSPMLHTRRGLKLTTVVEAVLEGLRAAHDQYGIESNVIICGIRNVSAESSLEMAELAVAYKNRGVVGYDLAGAEYDHPAKHHKAAFQLVRDNNINVTIHAGEAYGPESIHQAIHVCGAHRIGHGCRLREDGDLLHYVNDHRISLECCPSSNVQTGAIRDLVSHPIKLYKNLGLRVTVNTDNRLVTDTTVSKELWLCHKVMGFTLTDLKQIIMSGFKSAFLPFHVKQQYVRRVSEELKTFVDPESPVASELAPAMTTTTSAPAPSSN; encoded by the coding sequence ATGACCGTGTCCGCGACGTTGTTGCCCCTCGAGGTCATCGAGAAGCTCCCGAAGACCGATCTCCACGTCCACCTCGACGGCTCGCTGCGCCTCCGGACGATCCTCGAGCTCGCGGAGAAGGGGCGCATCGAGCTGCCGGCGACGAACGAGGACGGCCTCCGCAAGGCGATGAACCTCGGCCAGAACTGCGGCTCGCTCGTCGAGTACCTGAAGGCGTTCGACGTGACGCTGAAGGTGCTGCAGGACGCGGAGGCCCTCACGCGCGCGGCCTACGAGCTCGCGGAGGACGCCGCGAATGAGAATGTAAGATACATGGAGGTCCGCTACTCGCCGATGCTCCACACCCGGCGCGGCCTCAAGCTCACGACCGTCGTCGAGGCGGTGCTCGAGGGCCTCCGCGCGGCGCACGACCAGTACGGCATCGAGTCGAACGTCATCATCTGCGGGATCCGCAACGTGTCGGCGGAGAGCTCGCTCGAGATGGCGGAGCTCGCGGTTGCGTACAAGAACCGCGGCGTGGTCGGCTACGACCTCGCCGGCGCGGAGTACGACCACCCCGCGAAGCACCACAAGGCCGCGTTCCAGCTCGTCCGCGACAACAACATCAACGTGACGATCCACGCCGGCGAGGCCTACGGCCCGGAGTCGATCCATCAGGCGATCCACGTCTGCGGCGCGCACCGCATCGGCCACGGCTGCCGCCTGCGTGAGGACGGCGACCTCCTCCACTACGTCAACGACCACCGCATCAGCCTCGAGTGCTGTCCGTCGTCGAACGTGCAGACGGGCGCGATCCGCGACCTCGTGAGCCACCCGATCAAGCTGTACAAGAACCTCGGCCTCCGCGTGACGGTGAACACGGACAACCGCCTCGTCACCGACACGACCGTGTCGAAGGAGCTGTGGCTCTGTCACAAGGTGATGGGCTTCACGCTCACGGACCTCAAGCAGATCATCATGAGCGGCTTCAAGAGCGCGTTCTTGCCCTTCCACGTGAAGCAGCAGTACGTCCGCCGCGTCAGCGAGGAGCTGAAGACGTTCGTCGATCCCGAGAGCCCGGTCGCGAGCGAGCTCGCCCCCGCGATGACGACGACGACGTCCGCGCCGGCGCCGTCGTCGAATTAG